In Dromiciops gliroides isolate mDroGli1 chromosome 5, mDroGli1.pri, whole genome shotgun sequence, the following are encoded in one genomic region:
- the TRMU gene encoding mitochondrial tRNA-specific 2-thiouridylase 1 isoform X3, translating to MRNWDSLDERGACSADRDCEDASRVCRVLGIPFRQVSFVKEYWHDVFTDFLNEYEKGRTPNPDILCNRHVKFKAFFRYAMDHLGADAMATGHYARTSLEDEEVFEQKHVPRPEGLFRNRFEVRNAVKLLQGADTAKDQTFFLSQVPQDALRRTIFPLGGLAKGFVKRIAAENGLQHVLQRKESMGICFIGKRHLESFLLQYLRPRPGNFVSIEDHKVLGTHQGCFLFTLGQGAKIGGLRDPWYVVEKDMRSGDVFVAPGPDHPALYRDVLRTGRVHWIAEEPPAQLVHHKMMECHVRWRHQMALAPCVLTLNQDGSVWVTAVKPMKALATGQFAVFYKGDECLGSGKILRLGPSAHTLQLGKRQSTVTTDASDSSQGLGPPAGPNS from the exons ATGAGAAACTGGGACTCGCTGGACGAGCGTGGCGCATGCTCTGCGGACAGAGACTGTGAGGATGCGTCCCGTGTGTGTCGCGTGCTGGGCATCCCCTTCCGCCAGGTGTCATTCGTCAAGGAGTATTGGCACGACGTGTTCAC GGACTTCCTAAACGAGTATGAGAAGGGGCGGACCCCCAACCCGGACATTCTGTGCAACAGACACGTCAAGTTCAAGGCTTTCTTCCGCTATGCCATGGACCACCTGG GAGCCGATGCAATGGCCACCGGGCACTACGCCCGGACGTCCCTGGAGGACGAGGAAGTCTTTGAGCAGAAGCATGTCCCGAGGCCCGAGGGGCTCTTCAGGAACCGCTTTGAAGTGAGGAACG CCGTGAAGCTCCTCCAGGGAGCCGACACCGCCAAAGACCAGACCTTCTTCCTCAGCCAGGTCCCCCAAGACGCCCTGCGCAGAACCATCTTTCCCCTGGGAGGGCTCGCCAAGGGCTTCGTGAAAAGAATTGCCGCCGAGAACGGTCTCCAGCACGTGCTGCAGAGGAAAGAG AGCATGGGCATCTGCTTCATTGGCAAGCGGCATTTGGAAAGCTTCCTCCTTCAG TATTTACGGCCTCGTCCGGGCAACTTTGTCTCCATAGAAGATCACAAGGTCCTCGGGACACACCAAG GCTGCTTCCTGTTCACGCTTGGCCAAGGAGCTAAAATCGGGGGCCTGAGAGATCCCTGGTACGTGGTTGAGAAGGACATGAGGAGCGGGGACGTGTTTGTG GCCCCTGGCCCCGACCACCCTGCTCTATACAGGGATGTGCTGCGCACGGGCCGCGTGCACTGGATTGCAGAAGAGCCCCCGGCCCAGCTGGTCCACCACAAGATGATGGAGTGTCATGTCCGCTGGCGGCACCAGATGGCGCTAG CGCCCTGCGTGCTGACGCTCAATCAGGATGGCAGCGTGTGGGTGACAGCCGTGAAGCCAATGAAAGCCCTCGCCACGGGCCAG TTTGCCGTGTTCTATAAGGGGGACGAGTGTCTCGGCAGCGGGAAGATCCTCAGACTCGGGCCATCGGCCCACACGCTGCAGCTGGGAAAGCGTCAGTCCACGGTGACCACGGATGCCTCGGACAGTAGCCAGGGCCTCGGCCCCCCTGCTGGCCCCAATAGCTGA
- the TRMU gene encoding mitochondrial tRNA-specific 2-thiouridylase 1 isoform X2: MAAAAGVGVARRVACAVSGGVDSAVAALLLRRRGYEVTGVFMRNWDSLDERGACSADRDCEDASRVCRVLGIPFRQVSFVKEYWHDVFTDFLNEYEKGRTPNPDILCNRHVKFKAFFRYAMDHLGADAMATGHYARTSLEDEEVFEQKHVPRPEGLFRNRFEVRNAVKLLQGADTAKDQTFFLSQVPQDALRRTIFPLGGLAKGFVKRIAAENGLQHVLQRKESMGICFIGKRHLESFLLQYLRPRPGNFVSIEDHKVLGTHQGCFLFTLGQGAKIGGLRDPWYVVEKDMRSGDVFVAPGPDHPALYRDVLRTGRVHWIAEEPPAQLVHHKMMECHVRWRHQMALAPCVLTLNQDGSVWVTAVKPMKALATGQFAVFYKGDECLGSGKILRLGPSAHTLQLGKRQSTVTTDASDSSQGLGPPAGPNS, from the exons GATATGAGGTCACGGGTGTGTTTATGAGAAACTGGGACTCGCTGGACGAGCGTGGCGCATGCTCTGCGGACAGAGACTGTGAGGATGCGTCCCGTGTGTGTCGCGTGCTGGGCATCCCCTTCCGCCAGGTGTCATTCGTCAAGGAGTATTGGCACGACGTGTTCAC GGACTTCCTAAACGAGTATGAGAAGGGGCGGACCCCCAACCCGGACATTCTGTGCAACAGACACGTCAAGTTCAAGGCTTTCTTCCGCTATGCCATGGACCACCTGG GAGCCGATGCAATGGCCACCGGGCACTACGCCCGGACGTCCCTGGAGGACGAGGAAGTCTTTGAGCAGAAGCATGTCCCGAGGCCCGAGGGGCTCTTCAGGAACCGCTTTGAAGTGAGGAACG CCGTGAAGCTCCTCCAGGGAGCCGACACCGCCAAAGACCAGACCTTCTTCCTCAGCCAGGTCCCCCAAGACGCCCTGCGCAGAACCATCTTTCCCCTGGGAGGGCTCGCCAAGGGCTTCGTGAAAAGAATTGCCGCCGAGAACGGTCTCCAGCACGTGCTGCAGAGGAAAGAG AGCATGGGCATCTGCTTCATTGGCAAGCGGCATTTGGAAAGCTTCCTCCTTCAG TATTTACGGCCTCGTCCGGGCAACTTTGTCTCCATAGAAGATCACAAGGTCCTCGGGACACACCAAG GCTGCTTCCTGTTCACGCTTGGCCAAGGAGCTAAAATCGGGGGCCTGAGAGATCCCTGGTACGTGGTTGAGAAGGACATGAGGAGCGGGGACGTGTTTGTG GCCCCTGGCCCCGACCACCCTGCTCTATACAGGGATGTGCTGCGCACGGGCCGCGTGCACTGGATTGCAGAAGAGCCCCCGGCCCAGCTGGTCCACCACAAGATGATGGAGTGTCATGTCCGCTGGCGGCACCAGATGGCGCTAG CGCCCTGCGTGCTGACGCTCAATCAGGATGGCAGCGTGTGGGTGACAGCCGTGAAGCCAATGAAAGCCCTCGCCACGGGCCAG TTTGCCGTGTTCTATAAGGGGGACGAGTGTCTCGGCAGCGGGAAGATCCTCAGACTCGGGCCATCGGCCCACACGCTGCAGCTGGGAAAGCGTCAGTCCACGGTGACCACGGATGCCTCGGACAGTAGCCAGGGCCTCGGCCCCCCTGCTGGCCCCAATAGCTGA